The Helicobacter mustelae genome has a segment encoding these proteins:
- a CDS encoding FapA family protein, whose protein sequence is MNDVNFIPQIIKQCDDISKELKKFSALYKIDLENIGFEILKISTFLHYPNGKKELLEEHNIHFLEDDEYYNLADFEISQSFDIKILPKIKVPDVSLKFSERNDRAFLYFYQDDSLQNNPEFFDKIISLAEGLLALHKAILRNRRAKRILIIKQIKEKIRHKTPYPLSITIDESTFYTPPKPPYFVFVPKEECKDKEQYKDHKKEFEDAFFAVDKNDPILKYYPATPSKPGRDIFGKFIKGDHTDLTDLEIPLFEREDAMLEDRGECIWIKALIPSFVQYKDHAILFFKQEHLDNVSIYNTPLLLGGEEKQVRLEILATNPLKDAIESGMILEAKEIFVKGNIAQDVILRAKKLQIEGQTHQSTQIIAQDAKILLHKGHLVAKNAEVGSLESGSIEAEKIEAKYCNGSRITGSEIKIIELENNNKITFNHRLYLENISGRQNEIIFYAFANGRLKELEQELLAKKENVTNTSKEIFAKYQKITEFLSKYQNTIEQIKTSEHNIQTQMLQNKQIHNIVQRYGLAIKESEKLKKELSDIESHLKEISSDLEKLDDEVLEAEAYCSKSWGTNTQLCYQREYPKKTLKSFGVNADFAGNYCLDKNTQEFVRIG, encoded by the coding sequence GTGAATGATGTAAATTTCATCCCCCAAATCATCAAACAATGCGATGACATTTCCAAAGAACTAAAAAAATTCTCTGCTTTATACAAAATCGATTTAGAAAATATAGGATTTGAGATCCTAAAAATCTCTACATTTCTGCATTATCCCAATGGTAAAAAAGAGCTCCTAGAAGAGCACAATATCCATTTTCTAGAAGATGATGAATATTACAATCTTGCGGATTTTGAAATCTCCCAAAGCTTTGATATCAAGATCCTTCCCAAAATCAAAGTCCCTGATGTGAGTTTGAAATTCTCTGAGAGAAATGATCGGGCATTTTTGTATTTCTATCAAGATGACAGCCTCCAAAACAACCCAGAATTTTTTGACAAAATCATCTCGCTTGCAGAGGGTTTGCTGGCACTGCATAAGGCGATCTTGCGCAATCGCCGCGCAAAAAGGATCCTAATCATCAAACAAATCAAAGAAAAAATCCGCCACAAAACCCCCTACCCACTTTCTATCACGATTGATGAAAGTACCTTCTATACACCTCCCAAGCCCCCTTATTTTGTCTTTGTACCCAAGGAAGAATGCAAAGATAAAGAGCAATACAAAGACCACAAAAAGGAATTTGAGGATGCGTTTTTTGCAGTCGATAAAAATGATCCCATCCTCAAATACTATCCTGCTACGCCAAGCAAGCCTGGGCGCGACATCTTTGGAAAATTCATAAAAGGAGATCACACAGACCTAACAGATCTAGAGATCCCCCTCTTTGAGAGAGAAGATGCAATGCTTGAAGATAGGGGGGAGTGTATCTGGATTAAGGCATTGATTCCTTCCTTTGTACAATACAAAGACCATGCAATCTTGTTTTTTAAACAAGAGCATCTAGATAATGTCAGCATCTACAACACTCCTCTACTCCTTGGAGGCGAGGAAAAGCAAGTACGTCTAGAGATCCTTGCAACCAATCCCCTCAAAGATGCCATAGAATCTGGCATGATCTTGGAGGCTAAGGAAATCTTTGTCAAAGGGAACATCGCCCAAGATGTAATCCTAAGGGCCAAGAAATTGCAAATTGAAGGTCAAACCCACCAAAGCACTCAAATCATCGCCCAGGATGCAAAAATCCTGCTGCACAAGGGCCATCTCGTCGCAAAAAACGCAGAGGTTGGGAGCCTAGAATCTGGCAGTATCGAGGCAGAAAAAATCGAGGCAAAATACTGCAATGGCAGCAGGATTACAGGGAGTGAGATTAAGATCATCGAGCTAGAAAACAATAATAAAATCACCTTCAATCATCGCTTGTATCTAGAAAATATCTCTGGTAGGCAAAATGAGATCATTTTCTATGCCTTTGCCAATGGCAGGCTCAAAGAGCTTGAACAAGAACTCCTAGCCAAAAAAGAAAATGTCACAAACACATCAAAAGAAATCTTTGCCAAATACCAGAAAATCACAGAATTCCTCTCAAAATACCAAAACACCATCGAACAAATCAAAACAAGTGAGCACAATATCCAAACCCAAATGCTGCAAAATAAGCAAATCCATAACATCGTGCAGCGCTATGGCCTTGCCATCAAAGAGTCCGAAAAACTCAAAAAAGAGCTTTCTGACATAGAATCCCATCTCAAAGAGATCTCTAGCGATCTAGAAAAGCTAGATGATGAGGTGCTAGAGGCAGAGGCGTATTGCAGTAAATCCTGGGGTACAAATACCCAGCTTTGCTACCAAAGAGAATATCCAAAAAAGACACTCAAGTCTTTTGGCGTGAATGCAGATTTTGCTGGCAATTACTGCCTGGATAAAAACACGCAAGAGTTTGTGAGGATTGGATGA
- the murJ gene encoding murein biosynthesis integral membrane protein MurJ: MLKKAFFTNSSGIFFSRIFGFLRDLLMANILGAGMFSDIFFAAFKFPNLFRRIFGEGAFVQSFLPSLISSKRKGMFIVSTFFIFLFSVLLLSLCVYFFAPFFTKLLAYGFSREQLALTEPIVVINFWYLGLVFVSTFFSTLLQYKNIFWVNAYNTVLLNVFMILSLFLARDLEKMQIVYFLSYGVLCGGVAQILLHFYPLYQARYFRLFILGCKDLLALFQGRLKAYKKAEFFSSTKGFFKQFFPALFGSSTAQIAAFLDTILASFLATGSISYLYYANRIFQLPLAIFAIAISTALFPTIARAIKNLEEHKARDLMKKAFWVLLILLSLCVCGGIVLKNEVIYVLFERGKFLRQDTLIAANVFALYLLGLVPFGLAKVFALWLFAHKKQGVVALCSGISLLVGLLCSLILMQYIGVYGLALASSISGLVLFSFTVRGFGFAHFLIILRNKKGFLLLFLLLGFEFLLLEGGQMLMRDLGFFII, encoded by the coding sequence TTGTTAAAAAAGGCTTTTTTCACCAATAGTAGTGGCATCTTTTTCTCCAGAATTTTTGGTTTTTTGCGCGATTTATTGATGGCAAATATCCTTGGGGCTGGCATGTTTAGCGATATTTTTTTTGCGGCTTTCAAGTTCCCCAATCTCTTTCGCCGCATCTTTGGTGAAGGGGCCTTTGTGCAGAGCTTTTTGCCAAGCCTTATTTCCTCCAAGCGCAAGGGCATGTTCATCGTTAGCACCTTTTTTATTTTTCTTTTTAGTGTTTTGCTTTTGAGTCTTTGTGTTTATTTTTTTGCTCCCTTTTTTACCAAGCTTCTTGCCTATGGATTTTCTAGAGAGCAGCTAGCCCTCACAGAGCCCATTGTGGTGATTAATTTCTGGTATTTGGGGCTTGTGTTTGTCTCGACTTTTTTTAGCACTCTGCTGCAATACAAAAATATTTTTTGGGTCAATGCCTACAATACCGTGCTGCTCAATGTTTTTATGATCCTCTCTCTCTTTCTCGCGCGGGATTTGGAAAAAATGCAGATTGTGTATTTCCTTAGTTATGGAGTGCTATGTGGGGGTGTAGCTCAGATTTTACTGCATTTCTATCCACTCTATCAAGCAAGATATTTCAGGCTTTTTATTCTAGGTTGCAAGGATCTTTTGGCGCTTTTTCAAGGCAGGCTTAAGGCTTATAAAAAGGCGGAATTTTTCTCCAGCACCAAGGGATTTTTTAAGCAATTTTTCCCTGCGTTATTTGGAAGCTCCACGGCTCAGATCGCAGCCTTTTTGGATACGATTTTGGCCTCATTTTTAGCCACAGGAAGCATCTCTTATCTTTATTATGCCAATCGCATTTTTCAGCTCCCCCTTGCCATTTTTGCCATCGCTATCTCCACAGCCCTCTTTCCCACCATAGCCCGCGCGATCAAAAATTTAGAGGAGCACAAGGCCAGAGATCTGATGAAAAAAGCTTTTTGGGTATTGCTGATTTTGCTAAGCCTTTGTGTGTGTGGAGGGATTGTGCTCAAAAATGAGGTGATTTATGTGCTCTTTGAGCGGGGCAAATTCCTGCGCCAAGATACCCTGATCGCGGCAAATGTCTTTGCACTCTATCTGCTAGGACTTGTGCCCTTTGGCCTTGCTAAAGTCTTTGCCCTATGGCTTTTTGCTCACAAAAAACAAGGCGTGGTAGCGCTGTGCTCTGGGATTTCTTTGCTTGTAGGGCTATTGTGCTCGCTTATTTTGATGCAATACATAGGTGTCTATGGTCTTGCGCTAGCATCAAGTATCAGCGGGCTTGTGCTATTTTCTTTCACGGTTAGGGGATTTGGATTTGCCCATTTTCTCATCATCCTACGCAATAAGAAGGGATTTTTACTTTTGTTTCTTTTGCTTGGGTTTGAATTTTTACTCCTAGAGGGAGGGCAGATGCTCATGAGAGATCTGGGTTTTTTTATCATTTAG
- a CDS encoding transaldolase, producing the protein MSQNFSLWCDFIERNFLEKEFEGLLNQGAFCGATSNPAIFASALKNPIYKEEIAKLKGLGAKEIYESLAIKDIKTAASKMLGLWKKDKDTGYISLEIDPFLEENIAESISEGKRLHTIIGMPNVMIKVPATEAGYEIMEALMRENIPVNATLIFTKEQTQNCLEAMRKGRGKGDVRGVISVFVSRWDRRVDEFLPKKWQRRLGILNAQECYTWACAQGSKETRVLFASTGVKGTGWAEDYYIKALLHPHSINTAPLQSIAAFLENGGSGSITGTHARVQNPLERLEKLQNHALKAQNEDLAPYIPDPDQIHESLSSIKTLLQEDFAILAQGLLEEGLLAFKEAFESMLREL; encoded by the coding sequence ATGAGTCAAAATTTTAGTCTATGGTGCGATTTTATCGAGAGAAATTTTTTGGAAAAGGAATTTGAAGGGCTTTTGAATCAGGGCGCATTTTGCGGGGCTACGAGCAATCCTGCCATCTTTGCCAGCGCGCTAAAAAATCCCATCTACAAAGAAGAGATCGCTAAGCTCAAAGGCCTTGGGGCCAAGGAGATCTATGAAAGTCTTGCCATAAAAGACATCAAAACAGCAGCAAGCAAGATGCTAGGGCTTTGGAAAAAGGACAAAGATACTGGCTACATCAGCCTAGAAATCGATCCCTTTTTGGAAGAAAACATAGCAGAGAGCATTAGTGAGGGCAAAAGGCTTCATACAATCATTGGCATGCCCAATGTCATGATCAAAGTCCCCGCAACAGAGGCAGGCTATGAGATTATGGAGGCATTGATGAGAGAAAACATCCCCGTAAATGCGACGCTAATTTTTACCAAAGAACAAACACAAAATTGCTTGGAAGCGATGCGTAAGGGCAGAGGCAAGGGGGATGTGCGCGGGGTGATTAGTGTCTTTGTATCCCGCTGGGATCGCAGGGTTGATGAGTTTTTGCCAAAGAAATGGCAGAGGAGGCTTGGCATCCTCAATGCCCAAGAATGCTATACATGGGCGTGTGCGCAAGGAAGCAAAGAGACGCGGGTGCTCTTTGCTTCCACGGGGGTGAAGGGCACAGGATGGGCAGAGGATTATTACATCAAAGCCCTGCTGCATCCCCACTCAATCAACACTGCACCCCTGCAGAGTATCGCAGCATTTCTAGAAAATGGAGGCAGTGGAAGCATCACTGGCACTCATGCACGCGTGCAAAATCCGCTAGAAAGACTAGAAAAACTACAAAACCATGCCCTCAAGGCACAAAATGAAGACCTCGCTCCCTATATCCCAGACCCCGACCAAATCCATGAGAGCCTCTCCTCCATCAAAACACTTTTGCAAGAGGATTTTGCGATCTTGGCCCAGGGGCTTTTGGAAGAAGGACTCTTGGCATTCAAAGAAGCCTTTGAATCCATGCTAAGAGAGCTATAA